Genomic window (Chitinophagales bacterium):
AGTGATAACATCACTACTCCTGATCGCTTTTCAAACCTACACCTTCTCAACATTAGCGGATGATTTCAGTTTCGCGCTGGTGCTGCAACCGGCATTCATCGGTATCCTGGGAGCAGGTGGCCTGTTCATTGGTTCGCTTCTCTATGCCATGACGCGCGTGCTGCCGCCGCAGGTTACCAGGGTTGCAGCCATGCACAATGTGATTTTCGGCCTGGGCTGCGCACTGTCTTCTTCCTTTTTTACTGTACATGTTGACCTCGAACGGGTGAGGCAGGTGAACTATTTGCGGGAGTATACTGATGAGGGTAATCCGCTTGTGCAGGAAAGCTTAGCATCGCAGCAAGCACTCTTCATGGCAAATGGATATGCACCCGATGAAGCTTCCGCTGCAGCTTATGCAGGCCTTCAGGGTACTATCAAACAACAAGGATATTTCAAAGCCATCACGCAAACTTATTTCCTTGTTTTTATCGTATCCATGCTGCTGATCGCATTTGTGCTGTTCATTGAATTCATGCTTTCAGTAAAAAGCAAAACCGGGTTGCCTGCCGTAACCTGAAATCAATCTTTTATTCATCCTGAAAAATCGATTGCTCCCATGAGAAGACTTTTTATGCAGGCCAACCTGGCGCTTGCTTGTATGTTAATCAGCCTGCAGCACGCCGCTGCACAACAGACATTCACTGTTGAACAATGTATTGCCTATGCGATGAAAGAGAATCCGCTGCTGCTGTCAGCAGCGATGGATACGTTGGTTAATCAGATCGGCATGAAGCGAATCAGCGGCGAATACATTCCTACCATTGACCTTTCCGCATCACTGCAATATTACCTGCTGAAACGTTATACAATTGTAGAAGGCACTTCCGTGGTTGCGCCTGATAACATCGGCGACTACGATCCGTATGCGCTGGAACTCGGTTACCGCAATGCCTGGTTTCCTTCGATCAATGCCGGGCAGCTGTTGTATGATCCCAGCCATCACCCAAGGTATGAAGCGAATGCCATCAGTACAGAATTGTCGAGACAGCAACTGGCAAAACTGAAGGTTAATCTGATAACTGCTATTTATAAATCATTTGCCACCTGCCTGGTGCTGAGTGTGCATGAATCATTTCTGAAAGAGAACCTGAAGCGCACGGATACGCTGGTGCGTTTCACCCATGAAAAATTTGACCAGGGTGTTGCGTTAAAGTTTGAAGTGAATCAGATGGAAGTCGCCTCTAACCGCATCAAAAATGCACTGGTACAGGTAAAAGGGTTTTATGATGAAAGCATGGAACAACTGCGTGTGCTGATGAATTATCATACAGCTGATACGCTGAGGTTACAATCCGACTTTACGACTGACCTTATCATTGCAAGAAGTAAGGCATTCCTTGATTCCATACCAGGCAGTGTTGCTTCCGACCGGATTGAATACCACATGATGCAGTCAAAAGAGCAATTGAGCGTCGCCAATCTCTCATTAGCCAAAAAAAGGTCGTTGCCATACCTTTCCATGAACGGTGTACTGGGATTTAATCCGCAGGCATCACACATTGAAAATATGTTTCAGCAGGAAAGGTGGAAACCCTATTCATACTTAGGTGTCAATCTTTACTTTCCGTTCTTTCAGGGCCTCGATGCCAGGAGAAACGCTGAGCAGGCAAAAATTCAAATCAGCCAGGCGGGTTATGATCTTGCCACGTTCGAAAATCAGTATGCCGGAGAAAAGAATACGGCATACCTACAGCTAAAGAATTCCCTTGCACTCATGTCGCTGGCCGACAGCACGCTGAAACTTTCAGAAGAAAATGTTTATATGCTGAAGGAAGCATTAGACTATGGATTAGTGACTACCCTGCATGTAATTGTCGGGGAAAATGATCTGTTCCTGAATCAGTCACAATACTTCGCACAGCTCCTCGAAGTCACCCTCAATAACATTAATGCAAGGCATGTGCGCGGCGACTTCAACCGCTTTGCAGGCTTCTAAATATATAGCTACCTTCAAGGTTACTAAACATACCAACATGAGTGCCAGCCAAAACAGAGAAAACGAAAATCAACATTCCACACGAAAAGTATTTGATATTGTCATTCGCCTGATTGCCGTTGCATTCTTAGTGTATTGGTCATTTAATATTCTTGCACCATTCACTCAAATAATCATGTGGGCAGTGATTTTTGCTGTATCGCTCAATCCGCTCTTTCAAAAGCTGAGCAGTAGAATGGGCGGAAGAAAGGGATGGGCGGCGGCAATTATTTCCCTGTTCCTGCTGATCATGATTATTGCGCCGGCGGTATGGCTGATGTCGTCCACCGCTGATGATATCATCACTTTCCGTGACCACATTAACAAGGAAGGATTTGCCATCACACCTCCGCCGGCGAGTGTAAAAGATATTCCGCTGATCGGGCCAAAGATTGATCAGCTATGGTCAGATGCATCAGAAAATTTAACCGGCTTCGCACAGGAGAATAATGAACGGCTTAAAAGCATCCTGCTTGGCATACTGGGCCTGATTTCCTCGGTTGCAAAGGGATTGCTGCTGCTTACCGGTGCTATTATCGTAAGCGGGTTCCTGATGAACTATGGTGAACAGTCAGGGAAATATGTGACGAAGTTTTTTGTTCGCCTGGCAGGCAGCAGTGGTGAAAGCATGGCAAAGGTGGCGGAAGTAACTATTCGTAATGTGACACGCGGTATTCTTGGTGTAGCTGCCATTCAATCGCTGCTCGCGGGTATCGGCATGGTGATCGGTGGTGTACCCCTGGCTGGACTGTGGACCATGCTATGGCTGATATTTGCCATTGTACAGATCCCTGCGCTTCCGGTTGCTGTCGGTGTCATCATCTGGGTGTGGGGAAGTGAAAGCTCCACCGGAATGGCGATCCTGCTTACTATCTGGATGCTAGTGGCCGGTTTGATTGATAATGTGCTGAAACCAATTATGCTGGGAAAAGGTGCGCCGGTTCCTATGTTAGTTGTCTTCCTTGGCGCTATCGGTGGTTTCATTTTCACCGGTTTCACCGGTTTGTTCACCGGTGCCATTGTGCTGTCGCTTGCTTATAAGCTCTTTGCTGAATGGCTGGATGATACACCTGCTGCAAACTTCTAAACGGATTATTCATCCTATTGCATCAAGTGGTATTTATCAGTATTTGGGGTAGAAGCCTGGTGTCCGTTGTATGAGCAATGGCTTACCTGAGCATACGAAATTTTTTAAGTACAAGGATGGCACTGTGCTCTAATGCCGTGTTGCAATTTTGCAAATAACAGTCATAGATACAATATTATAATGTGTGTTTTTGTCTCCTATGCACAGCGGTAATATGTTGCATATGCCCGCAGTGGCCTGTTAATACCTTCTCTTCTTTTTACAGTGGGAACTAAATGTTTTCTTTGTTAACGCATCATGAAAGCGCTACCTGCACTTCTATTTTTCTTCCTCCTGCCTGCATTTATTCAGCGCGCCAATTCGCAGAGTACCTCTGCCACTCAATTCTCCAGTGAACTCCGGTTTGCACGCACCCTGGCGAAGCGCTGGTCGGGTGAAGTTACCTTCACGAATAACTGGATGCAGTCGCCGCCCGCGGACGGACTATTCGATCAATATGGCGAATGGTCAATTGGCAGCTGGGGACACTACTATATCGCCGCAAAGTGGAGGATCTCGCTGGGTGCTTCCATCTATCACAAGCTGGAACTTGAAGATCCGCAGCAGAATAAAAACAATGAGATACGGTTCAGCGGGCAGGGAACCTACTATATCAAGAAAATCGGCTATACCATCAGTGCGCGTTCACGGCTGGAATGGCGTAATGTGCAGGATGCGGAACAGCATTTTCAGAGT
Coding sequences:
- a CDS encoding TolC family protein — translated: MRRLFMQANLALACMLISLQHAAAQQTFTVEQCIAYAMKENPLLLSAAMDTLVNQIGMKRISGEYIPTIDLSASLQYYLLKRYTIVEGTSVVAPDNIGDYDPYALELGYRNAWFPSINAGQLLYDPSHHPRYEANAISTELSRQQLAKLKVNLITAIYKSFATCLVLSVHESFLKENLKRTDTLVRFTHEKFDQGVALKFEVNQMEVASNRIKNALVQVKGFYDESMEQLRVLMNYHTADTLRLQSDFTTDLIIARSKAFLDSIPGSVASDRIEYHMMQSKEQLSVANLSLAKKRSLPYLSMNGVLGFNPQASHIENMFQQERWKPYSYLGVNLYFPFFQGLDARRNAEQAKIQISQAGYDLATFENQYAGEKNTAYLQLKNSLALMSLADSTLKLSEENVYMLKEALDYGLVTTLHVIVGENDLFLNQSQYFAQLLEVTLNNINARHVRGDFNRFAGF
- a CDS encoding AI-2E family transporter; translated protein: MSASQNRENENQHSTRKVFDIVIRLIAVAFLVYWSFNILAPFTQIIMWAVIFAVSLNPLFQKLSSRMGGRKGWAAAIISLFLLIMIIAPAVWLMSSTADDIITFRDHINKEGFAITPPPASVKDIPLIGPKIDQLWSDASENLTGFAQENNERLKSILLGILGLISSVAKGLLLLTGAIIVSGFLMNYGEQSGKYVTKFFVRLAGSSGESMAKVAEVTIRNVTRGILGVAAIQSLLAGIGMVIGGVPLAGLWTMLWLIFAIVQIPALPVAVGVIIWVWGSESSTGMAILLTIWMLVAGLIDNVLKPIMLGKGAPVPMLVVFLGAIGGFIFTGFTGLFTGAIVLSLAYKLFAEWLDDTPAANF
- a CDS encoding DUF2490 domain-containing protein, with product MKALPALLFFFLLPAFIQRANSQSTSATQFSSELRFARTLAKRWSGEVTFTNNWMQSPPADGLFDQYGEWSIGSWGHYYIAAKWRISLGASIYHKLELEDPQQNKNNEIRFSGQGTYYIKKIGYTISARSRLEWRNVQDAEQHFQSVLRLREQLKIVVPINAKSIREGIIYGFGSDELFFKTPSDATGDEIFDRNRFEIGMGYAITNDVTVELYYANVFLPRDTDQVNSVFNLDFSFRNLVENMKKRFSQTRVPVPDD